In Chlorocebus sabaeus isolate Y175 chromosome 11, mChlSab1.0.hap1, whole genome shotgun sequence, one DNA window encodes the following:
- the LOC103238472 gene encoding olfactory receptor 2AP1, whose product MKNKTVLTEFILLGLTDIPELQVAVFTFLFLAYLLSILGNLIILILTLLDSHLQTPMYFFLRNFSFLEISFTNIFIPRVLISITTGDKSISFAGCFTQYFFAIFLGATEFYLLAAMSYDRYVAICKPLHYTTIMSSRVCTQLIFCSWLGGLMAIIPPITLMSQQDFCASNRLNHYFCDYEPLLELSCSDTSLIEKAVILVASVTLVVTLVLVILSYTFIIKTILKLPSAQQRTKAFSTCSSHMIVISLSYGSCMFMYINPSAKEGDTFNKGVALLITSVAPLLNPFIYTLRNQQVKQAFKDMVKKLVNL is encoded by the coding sequence atgaaaaataaaaccgtGTTAACTGAGTTCATCCTTCTGGGTCTAACAGATATCCCTGAACTCCAGGTGGCAGttttcacctttcttttccttGCGTATTTACTCAGCATCCTTGGAAATCTGATTATCCTCATCCTCACCTTACTGGACTCCCACCTTCAGACTCCCATGTATTTCTTTCTCCGGAACTTCTCCTTCTTGGAAATTTCCTTCACAAACATCTTCATTCCCAGGGTCCTGATTAGCATCACAACAGGGGACAAGAGTATCAGCTTTGCTGGCTGCTTCACTCAGTATTTCTTTGCCATATTCCTTGGGGCCACAGAGTTTTACCTTCTGGCTGCCATGTCCTATGACCGCTATGTGGCCATCTGCAAACCTCTGCATTACACCACCATCATGAGCAGCAGAGtctgcacccagctgattttctgCTCTTGGCTGGGTGGGCTAATGGCTATTATACCACCAATCACCCTGATGAGTCAGCAGGACTTTTGTGCATCCAACAGGCTGAATCATTATTTCTGTGACTATGAGCCTCTTCTGGAACTCTCATGTTCAGACACAAGCCTCATAGAGAAAGCTGTCATTCTTGTGGCATCTGTGACCCTGGTGGTCACTCTGGTGCTAGTGATTCTCTCCTATACATTCATTATCAAGACTATTCTGAAGCTCCCCTCTGCTCAGCAAAGGACAAAAGCCTTTTCCACTTGTTCTTCCCACATGATTGTCATCTCCCTCTCTTATGGAAGCTGCATGTTTATGTACATTAATCCCTCTGCAAAAGAAGGGGATACATTCAACAAGGGAGTAGCTCTACTCATTACTTCAGTTGCTCCTTTGTTGAACCCCTTTATTTACACCCTAAGGAACCAACAGGTAAAACAAGCCTTCAAGGATATGGTCAAAAAGCTTGTGAATCTTTAA